From a single Cytophagia bacterium CHB2 genomic region:
- a CDS encoding response regulator gives MSPKILIVENERRLRQFYKVELEAEGYEVRTAANGNDALVKLREAPVHVVIFDLAFSDEAELECLQNLVNDNREAKVMIHAANPAFCMDFRTWAADAFLMKSSDAASLKGAVGRLLEA, from the coding sequence ATGTCTCCCAAAATTTTAATTGTAGAAAATGAACGCCGCCTGCGCCAATTCTACAAAGTGGAGCTGGAAGCAGAAGGATACGAGGTGAGGACAGCCGCGAACGGCAATGATGCTTTGGTAAAATTGCGGGAAGCGCCGGTGCATGTTGTGATTTTCGATCTGGCTTTTTCGGATGAAGCGGAATTGGAATGCCTGCAAAATTTGGTGAATGACAATCGCGAGGCCAAAGTCATGATTCATGCTGCCAATCCGGCGTTTTGCATGGATTTCCGCACCTGGGCGGCGGATGCGTTTTTGATGAAATCATCCGATGCCGCCAGCCTGAAAGGCGCGGTTGGCCGTCTTTTGGAAGCGTAG
- a CDS encoding Glu/Leu/Phe/Val dehydrogenase — MSSPEETFTAKSRDRRNGAPAERGRNRGEETYEGQKRNLYADVARQFQKAADLMNLDPNIRIILANTANEITINFPVKMDDGRVKIFTGYRVQHNNVLGPFKGGLRYHPSVEIDEVRALAAWMTWKTALTDIPFGGAKGGIQIDPAEYSKAELERITRRFTFALGNNIGPEYDIPAPDVNTNAQIMAWFLDTYLQTMPPHERQSYTHVVTGKPVESGGSIGRDKATGQGVVFMIEEWAKDRGFDLKGSRYIVQGFGNVGSWSARLMQPHGARLIAVEDITGAISNPDGIDAEALAAYVKEHGGVFGYGMAKAIDHETFMRTQADIFIPAAMENQITETTAQWLNVRLVAEGANGPTNPDGDLILQKRGIELLPDILCNSGGVIVSYFEWLQNKRSEFWDIEEVDRKLHKKIVNAYKRVRETAKKYQTDWRTAAYIAALSRLETVYKERGIFP, encoded by the coding sequence ATGAGTTCACCCGAGGAAACGTTCACAGCAAAATCTCGCGACCGGCGAAATGGCGCGCCGGCCGAGCGCGGGAGAAATCGTGGTGAAGAAACGTATGAAGGGCAGAAAAGGAATCTTTATGCGGATGTGGCGCGGCAATTTCAAAAAGCCGCCGACCTGATGAATTTGGATCCAAACATTCGCATCATTCTGGCGAATACCGCGAACGAGATCACCATCAACTTTCCGGTAAAAATGGATGACGGGCGAGTCAAAATTTTTACCGGCTACCGCGTGCAGCACAACAATGTGCTCGGCCCTTTCAAAGGCGGTTTGCGGTATCATCCCTCCGTCGAAATCGACGAAGTGCGGGCGCTGGCCGCCTGGATGACGTGGAAAACGGCGTTAACGGACATTCCGTTTGGCGGCGCAAAAGGCGGCATACAAATCGATCCTGCCGAATATAGCAAGGCGGAGTTGGAGCGCATCACGCGGCGTTTTACGTTTGCCTTGGGCAACAACATCGGGCCGGAATACGACATTCCCGCGCCGGATGTGAACACCAACGCGCAAATCATGGCGTGGTTCTTGGACACGTATTTGCAAACCATGCCGCCGCACGAACGGCAGAGCTACACGCACGTCGTGACCGGCAAGCCGGTCGAATCCGGCGGCAGTATCGGGCGCGATAAAGCTACCGGGCAAGGCGTGGTCTTTATGATTGAAGAATGGGCAAAGGATCGCGGCTTCGATTTAAAAGGCTCGAGGTATATCGTGCAGGGATTCGGTAACGTGGGTTCGTGGTCAGCGCGACTGATGCAACCGCATGGCGCCCGGCTCATTGCGGTGGAAGACATCACCGGCGCCATCTCCAATCCGGACGGCATTGACGCCGAAGCGCTGGCGGCTTATGTCAAAGAGCACGGCGGCGTTTTCGGTTACGGTATGGCAAAAGCGATTGATCACGAAACCTTCATGCGCACCCAGGCCGATATTTTCATTCCAGCCGCCATGGAGAATCAGATTACCGAAACAACCGCGCAATGGTTGAACGTCCGGCTCGTCGCCGAAGGTGCCAACGGCCCAACCAATCCCGACGGCGACCTGATCTTGCAAAAGCGCGGAATCGAACTGCTGCCCGACATCCTCTGCAATTCCGGCGGCGTTATCGTGAGCTACTTTGAGTGGCTGCAGAACAAGCGCAGTGAATTCTGGGATATTGAAGAAGTCGATCGCAAACTGCACAAAAAAATCGTCAATGCTTACAAACGCGTGCGCGAAACGGCGAAGAAATATCAAACGGATTGGCGCACCGCGGCTTATATCGCTGCGCTCTCGCGCCTGGAAACTGTGTACAAAGAGCGCGGCATCTTCCCGTGA
- a CDS encoding ATP-binding protein yields the protein MTHFIHRASAVEARSSSTAFLLNMPRRRAHTKKLLPEAAEVYELTTPSHTENLEVIRNFTFHLGRKAGLDEMALMDLAVAVEAACVNAIKHGHHNDESKPLRLQIKIDKQKLTVLVKDRGLGFDPEQRDGQKAQDLLITPRSNGRGILMMKMLMDEVHFETGNGKGTRVRLVKYVTPPQQKNFH from the coding sequence ATGACTCATTTCATTCATCGGGCTTCTGCGGTGGAAGCGAGAAGCTCATCGACAGCATTTTTGTTGAATATGCCCAGACGTCGCGCCCACACAAAAAAGCTTCTTCCCGAAGCGGCAGAAGTTTACGAGTTGACCACACCGAGCCATACGGAAAATCTGGAGGTGATTCGGAATTTTACTTTTCACCTCGGCCGCAAAGCGGGTTTGGACGAAATGGCGTTGATGGACCTCGCCGTGGCAGTCGAGGCGGCCTGTGTCAATGCCATTAAACACGGCCATCACAATGACGAAAGCAAGCCGCTTCGCCTTCAGATAAAAATCGATAAGCAAAAACTGACAGTGCTGGTGAAAGATCGAGGCCTCGGCTTTGATCCCGAACAACGCGACGGGCAAAAAGCTCAAGACCTTCTCATCACGCCGCGAAGCAATGGTCGCGGCATTCTCATGATGAAAATGCTCATGGACGAAGTCCATTTTGAAACCGGAAACGGCAAGGGAACGCGTGTCCGGCTGGTTAAATACGTCACACCGCCGCAACAAAAAAATTTTCATTAA
- a CDS encoding RluA family pseudouridine synthase produces the protein MPSSEFQTITVDPGQSRVRLDKYLANHLAVITRSQLQQLIAAGEITVNGQSSKASHLVSPGEVIQINIPPKLPSELIPQDIPLRVVYEDAYLIVVDKPAGLVVHPAYGHAEGTLANAVLFHFKEVSKIGGSERPGIVHRLDKDTSGLLVVARDERTHAALAAQFKAKSTQREYLAVVWGAPKPARGKIESFLARSSKDRRKVAVSSDKGKWAVTHYDVSERFPLHSLLRLRLETGRTHQIRVHLSHLGHPVFGDPTYHGRNSRLSGLNQADMRFAAGLLAQFHRQALHAHTLGFIHPVTGESLFLQSELPADMQALLQALRQHAQQA, from the coding sequence TTGCCATCTTCGGAATTTCAAACCATCACGGTCGATCCCGGCCAAAGCCGCGTTCGTTTAGACAAGTATCTCGCCAACCATCTCGCCGTGATCACACGTTCGCAATTGCAGCAACTCATCGCCGCGGGAGAGATTACGGTCAATGGCCAATCCAGTAAGGCCAGCCATCTCGTTTCCCCGGGCGAAGTGATTCAAATCAACATTCCGCCCAAGCTGCCGAGCGAATTGATTCCGCAAGATATTCCATTGCGCGTGGTTTATGAAGACGCTTATCTCATCGTTGTTGATAAGCCCGCAGGCCTGGTGGTGCATCCCGCTTATGGCCATGCCGAGGGCACGTTGGCCAATGCCGTGTTATTTCACTTTAAAGAGGTTTCCAAAATTGGCGGAAGTGAACGGCCCGGAATCGTGCATCGGTTGGATAAAGATACCTCCGGCTTGCTTGTGGTGGCGCGCGATGAGCGCACGCATGCAGCGCTGGCCGCGCAATTTAAAGCAAAATCAACGCAGCGCGAATATCTCGCCGTGGTGTGGGGCGCGCCCAAGCCCGCCCGCGGCAAAATCGAAAGCTTTTTGGCGCGCAGCAGCAAAGACCGGCGCAAGGTCGCGGTGAGTTCGGATAAAGGCAAATGGGCGGTCACGCATTATGACGTGAGCGAACGCTTTCCTCTGCACAGCTTGCTGCGGTTGCGCCTTGAAACCGGGCGCACGCATCAAATTCGCGTCCATCTTAGCCATCTCGGCCATCCCGTGTTTGGCGATCCCACCTACCACGGACGCAACAGCCGGCTCAGCGGCTTGAATCAAGCGGATATGCGCTTTGCCGCCGGTTTGCTGGCGCAGTTTCACCGTCAGGCTTTGCACGCACACACCCTCGGTTTTATTCATCCCGTAACCGGTGAGTCGCTTTTTTTACAGAGTGAATTGCCCGCTGATATGCAAGCGTTGTTGCAGGCGCTGCGTCAGCATGCCCAACAGGCGTGA
- a CDS encoding dienelactone hydrolase family protein produces MKRIFAPVLCLGLAVSAFAQDYVKQRLQASSRHHEWVAVKNGERSVHCFVVYPEAKDKVSAVLVIHENKGLTDWVRGVADQLAEAGYIAIAPDLLSGAGPRGGKTSDFASADSATQALYALKPEQVTSDLNAVADYVIKLPACNGKLAVAGFCWGGSQSFNFAAQRADLKAAFVFYGRGPEGKENVAGIACPVYGFYGGNDARVNATIPNSAAAMQEAGKAFEPVTYEGAGHGFMRSGEDPQGTEANRKARTEAWERWKTLLKKL; encoded by the coding sequence ATGAAAAGAATATTTGCGCCGGTGTTATGTTTGGGCCTGGCAGTTTCTGCGTTTGCGCAGGATTATGTCAAGCAACGCCTGCAAGCCTCCTCGCGGCATCACGAATGGGTGGCGGTCAAGAACGGTGAGCGCAGCGTGCATTGTTTCGTGGTCTATCCTGAAGCAAAGGATAAAGTCTCCGCCGTGCTGGTGATTCACGAGAATAAAGGCTTGACGGATTGGGTGCGCGGCGTTGCCGATCAATTGGCGGAAGCTGGCTACATCGCCATTGCCCCGGACTTGCTGTCAGGCGCGGGGCCGAGAGGCGGCAAGACCAGCGATTTTGCCAGCGCGGATAGCGCGACGCAAGCGTTGTACGCACTCAAACCCGAACAAGTAACGTCAGACTTGAACGCGGTGGCAGATTATGTTATCAAGTTGCCGGCGTGCAATGGCAAATTAGCGGTGGCGGGTTTTTGTTGGGGCGGAAGCCAGAGTTTTAATTTCGCGGCGCAGCGCGCGGATTTGAAAGCTGCTTTTGTGTTCTATGGCAGAGGGCCGGAAGGCAAAGAGAACGTCGCCGGCATTGCGTGCCCGGTTTATGGCTTTTATGGCGGCAATGATGCGCGCGTCAACGCCACCATTCCGAATTCCGCAGCGGCGATGCAGGAAGCGGGCAAGGCCTTCGAACCGGTAACCTATGAAGGCGCCGGGCATGGTTTCATGCGCAGCGGCGAAGATCCGCAAGGAACGGAAGCCAATCGTAAAGCCCGCACCGAAGCGTGGGAACGTTGGAAAACATTATTGAAAAAACTGTAG
- the lspA gene encoding signal peptidase II, whose amino-acid sequence MTILQGMGVLVITAIIVVLDQATKLLVKARFFLGESIEVLGDVLRFTYIENPGMAFGIRIGGKYFFTVFAALATIVIMIYLYRIRREKLPARLSLALILGGAIGNLIDRFAYGSVIDFIDVGINNTRWPVFNIADSAVSIGMVILMALVLFEKDKTAAEPESPALPSTKASPSDEHDNWLGTRSRTPSS is encoded by the coding sequence ATGACTATTCTGCAGGGCATGGGTGTGTTGGTGATCACGGCGATCATCGTCGTGCTCGATCAAGCGACCAAGCTGCTGGTCAAAGCGCGGTTCTTTCTGGGCGAATCGATTGAAGTGCTGGGCGATGTCCTGCGCTTCACCTACATCGAAAATCCCGGCATGGCGTTTGGCATTCGCATTGGCGGCAAATATTTCTTCACGGTTTTTGCCGCCCTCGCCACGATCGTCATCATGATTTATCTGTATCGCATTCGCCGGGAGAAACTGCCGGCGCGGCTCTCGCTGGCGCTCATTCTCGGCGGCGCGATCGGAAATCTCATCGATCGCTTTGCTTATGGCAGCGTGATCGATTTCATCGATGTTGGCATTAACAACACGCGCTGGCCCGTGTTCAATATTGCCGATAGCGCCGTTTCGATCGGCATGGTGATTTTAATGGCCTTGGTTCTTTTCGAAAAAGACAAAACCGCAGCCGAGCCGGAGTCGCCCGCCTTGCCCTCAACCAAAGCTTCCCCCAGCGATGAGCATGACAATTGGCTGGGCACGCGTTCACGCACGCCGTCGTCGTGA
- a CDS encoding TraR/DksA family transcriptional regulator, which translates to MKSQDLQYFKRLLLERRTELLKELDHFKNGQGATTVKDASGENTSYAHHMADQGTDNMEREKAYYFATREGRLLYHIDQALERVEDGSYGHCHNCNQLIAWERLEAVPHARLCINCKMKEESGVSLDQ; encoded by the coding sequence ATGAAATCTCAAGATTTGCAGTATTTCAAGCGTCTGTTGTTGGAGCGGCGCACCGAGCTGTTGAAGGAACTGGACCACTTCAAAAATGGCCAGGGCGCTACGACGGTAAAGGACGCCTCGGGCGAAAACACTTCATATGCCCATCACATGGCGGATCAAGGCACGGACAACATGGAGCGTGAAAAGGCATATTATTTCGCCACGCGCGAAGGCCGCTTGCTCTATCATATCGATCAAGCGCTGGAGCGTGTCGAGGACGGCTCTTACGGCCATTGCCATAATTGCAATCAACTGATTGCATGGGAACGGTTGGAAGCCGTGCCGCATGCGCGCTTGTGCATCAACTGCAAAATGAAAGAGGAAAGCGGCGTTTCGCTGGATCAGTAA